Part of the Mytilus edulis chromosome 9, xbMytEdul2.2, whole genome shotgun sequence genome, tttcatccgggtattcaacAAAGAAgaataactcatgtttgcactgttttgagcaggaaatataaaagaggtattccgatcccaGTAAAATGGGACTCATCATCAGCTGTCTGAAGCATGAATCCCAGTAAActgggactcatcggcgaaagggttaaagGCTTGAATcttaggcctaaaataaaatacagtttgtttccccaatcctgaccgaccctgcaaaaatggtccgactcataaaattttattgtcaaaactaagccaaatattattttattcattactgATTTTCAGGCTTGCCGGAACGACTGATATTGTTCcagctttttggaaaaaataaaattatttctctacctacctacccacacctggtttggcagggtcgggattggagaaacaaacaatatattaatttaggcctaacCACCAATGCACAATTCAACCTATTCTCAAACTTCTGAGATAGCCTTCAAAGCATTTTGTGAAATCAAATCCATTCTATAGATTTTTATAAACagatagtaaaattgagaaaggaaatggtgaatatgtcaaagcgacaaccacccgaccatagagtgaATATTATTCATTGCGAGAAGTAGTGCTGTCCTATAGGGAAGATACATGTACCTCAATATAttgaattttgtgaaaattgtggaacatctttttattttcttaaatattattatggTTGATGGTTGTTTGCTTTACATCAACTGACAAGTGACAAATTATACAGGCATATTCTTTGTTAATATCAGTATTTtggttaagatttttttttaattttctacttACGGCAGTTTCTTGGCCTTTCCTCTTTGTAAAAGACCCTTCATTGTTGCAACCCATACAAACAGAAGTCAACTTGATAACATTCTCTGCTAAAGGTACTAGATTTAAGATGTTTCCAAATccctaaaaaaaaacacaggttTATAGGAAAATTGATATAAATCTAGCAAATATAATATTCATTTCATACATTTCTCATATTGTTTTCAATACAACATAATAATAAGGCATTTCTAAACAATTTTGATAGAATTAGACACCATTCCTCTGTGAGTCTTATTAGATTCTGAACATCATTCTAATAGCAAGGAAAAAAACACATCAACTTATTTTCCCTCCAAAATTCATTTTGatgagaataaaaatattttatacagctGATTTTTAAAAGAGAAGctatgtttctttttttcatgCCCCTGTCCAAGTGGAGGGGCaaaagttttacccttgtccctctACATCAATCCATCCCAAATTGGTTTCCatcaactttagtttgcctcaacgaaatgttatgaaacttatacaaaatgctcGTTACCACAATAcacagatcaagttagaattttggtGGTCTCAGGGTTATgcttttaaaaatggaaaaattgctaaatttttgtTTAACTTTAGTTTTGCCTCAACCGATTTCATATGACTTATACACAATCCTTATTACCACAAAATTAGATCAAGTACAAATAGTGTCACTTTTAGTTCTTGAGTTatgaccctttataatgttaaatGCTAGCAGAGGCATCATCTGTGTACCAtgggcacattccccatttttttagtttctgataCTGACCTTTTTCTGAAAAGTTCCATCTAATGCTGCTACTATAACAGTTTTACCTCTCTCGGCCATCTCATCACTGAAACTCACAACATCTGGGAActgcaaataaaagaaatgtcaATGCCTCAGTGTTCATATAAAGCATCACTACAGTACAATGGCTGTTGAGTAAAATTATTCGGAAGAATACATTTCAAGAACCATGAACTGTTATAAGATCAATCATCTCATAAATCACtgagaaaaatatatatcaattatagattatcattagccatctcaatgagattgattttctcgcttgaggtGGTACGGCGAAAgggagaaaagcaatcgagttgagatgaccaatgataatctgtttatttttattttacctatTGACgaagttgttaatttcattgacaactgATGTgcacccttagtttctagcgataattttcatatcactctactatgctgagaaaggaaattatcaattaGTAAGATCAAAGGATGTTTTgggtaaaataacaataatttaagTTATCAATAATCGGACAACCTGATCATCGGTACAAATCACTGTGGGAAATATTCAACAAGAATGTGCAGCTGAGTTGGAATTGGTACAATGTGTGTGTCTTTTGTTACAGGGAGAATTATAATTTAAGCTCTCTGCACTTTCAAAGAAAATAGTCAAATGTATGATTCAGCTCCCATGCCTTAGAAAACATGAAAATTTGTCCATTTCGGGAAAATACATATTTTCCTGTGGTTATGTCCTCTGGAGATATAAATTTTCTTGTGTAAACTTATCTTTCTATGGCGAAGGAAATAAAAGTAATTGCCACTTCTGCTGGAAGTGAATTTAGGTTTAAAGATTAAACTGTCACTTTACTTACAAACTGTCCTTCATCCACACCAATAACTTCAAAGTTCTCAGCCATAACTAAAACGTCATCTAACTTTTCTGCTGGTACTGCAGGCAATGTTTGTctataaaattaccaaaataaagATTAACAAATTCATTCTGAATCATTTCATATTTGTTTCATGATATCGTTCTGTGaactattttcaattttaatattagtCTCATAATTGCTTCTAATTTAAACAAGATAAAAGGACAGTGGACTATAATTTCCACATTTAAGGATAAAGGTCTGCAATCCTTATTTTGTTTCTGATCTTGAAGTAACAATCAAGAATGAAACCACAATCTGATCACAGGAAACCATGCCGATgattttatatactttatatacatgtatatactttaaaTGTTTACATCATAATAAACATGCGTACTAAGTTTCTAGTTCATGCAACCACATAATCTTAtggtaaactagttttttttttttatcattatcttcattattaaaattataaaccaTATGTATTAATCCATTTATAGAAAGACTACCATCTCAGGATTAAATAATTGATTTTcctatgttgttttattttggtacttttaatcatttaaaattacaattgaaTTACCAGTTTAAATATTCTACATTCAGTGTGATCTTATTTTGTCTATGTAAACACAGTTTATTCTACTTGCCAAGTAAATGTGCAAGAGTTCCTCAACTTACCTAGGTAAATACTCAAGATTTACTAAACTTACTTGTCATGTGTAGCTATGCCTTCTTTGTCATATCTGTCATCTTTTGAGTATTTAATTACCAAACATTTATAATTGGCTATCTGGTATCTTTTCATTCTTCTCATCAATTCTGTcctaaaatatacaaacaaaaaataccaGTCATAAAGTCAATTGTATTGgcatgatttttgtaaaattatgtgGATTGACTATTAAAGTTGTTCaactttttatatcaaaattaaagtcATTTTGGGTTTCTGATGGGCTACTAAAAAGTTATACATACATTGTACTTAAAAATTTCTACTTACGTTTTGCCAGAAAACATAGGACCGAATATCACCTGGAAAACAATAAAACAGGCTTTTAAATGTTGCACTATTAATGTATTTTTATGCTAATGAACTAAAAATCACCCTAGACAAATTAAATCAGTGCTGCAGATGACACCTTTCCAAATCAGTATCAAGGATAAGAAGATGTATAATATATACACGAATGCATTATCAGTTACTGTAAAAAGTTTCAACATTGAGGAAAGtactatttcaaatttatttctaagtatttttttgtctttagcacacacaaaaaaatatttgaagagaAATTTCTTAATTGAATCTGACAGATAGTCATGAAAATAATTTGTTGGTTTATGATAAACTTCTACGCTACAGTCGACAGTACAGACCAGTCtctatatattgaaaatattctattaaaaaaagTGAATTTCTCTTCCCTTGTTAAAATATTAAAGGACTATTCATTTCTtagacaggtgccacatgtggagcaggatctacttacccttctggagcacctgagatcactcccaatTTTTGTTGGGGtgtcatgttgctcagtctttagttttctatgttgtttcttgtgtactactatttgtctgtttgtctttttcattttatatagcaaagtgttgtcagttaattttcgatttatgagtttgaatgttcctctggtatcttctTTCCCCCTCTttgataaatgcatttttttcaggAATTAGTTGAATGAATAGTCGCTCATAATATGATAATGTAATGGAAAGTATGAATGCCTGTAACCATCAGGCCGTCTTTTTCAGCAAATGTTAAGTGTCAAACTGGTTAAAATGTTACCTTGATtcatcaaaatatccttatcgtgattcgtcagagCCTGAGAGGTCTCAAATATTTGTTGTTACCGTTATTTTTTGAATAATTAATGTCATTCATTAACATAATTAGGTTTTTTATCGTCAAAAAGAAAGATCATTTTATCGGCATGCACCAAAAAAAACATCGTAATTCTCACCGTTATTCCCCCCACTTACAAACCTCATATTATGAAAGGAGTTGTCCTAGCCGTAacctatttatataaataatatcataaataaataaaacaaaaaatgtatatggcaccagagacatataatatgtattatatgtctctgatggcACTTAAAGACATTATGTAAAGTCAGACTAGCAAATACCATATAAAACTTAGTTACTGTTAGGGAAATGTGTAGTGGTGAACATGCAGAAGTGGGACGAAACATGAATGTGTCGACGATTATGAGTTTTGTCTTTGTTTCCAATCAGAATCATAAAACGTAAACACTCACTAACAGATAAAACTTCATAAAAAGAGTCTAACATCACAAAAAGTAGCATATTCACCTGTATTTGGCCTCTCGGTGACTTGTTAAGTCTTGGAGAATTAAATATATGCCCAGTGGAACACATTTTCTAgcttttctggaaaaaaaatgttGCGTAGTTGATTTTGCCGCGAGTTAGCAAGCTTAAAATTGCCTCCAAAAATGACGTCACCAgtgtttatatttaatttattcatgtttttttttatttctgtatataaatttgataattaatttaaacaataatacCGCCCAACTATTAGTGCTACAAAAactaattaataataaaaaatattctggagGGAAAATTGCAACCCCATCTACATTGTTTTCCCTAACAACAAATATGGCTGACCAAGAGGTGGGATATGAGTTTTTAAATCAAACTTTCTTTAGATAAACCGAAACATATCATTCAAAAATCTATTTTTAAGATTGAGtttatgataaaaagtaaattggTCATGTGCTCATCAGaagaaagat contains:
- the LOC139488468 gene encoding thymidine kinase, cytosolic-like, with amino-acid sequence MCSTGHIFNSPRLNKSPRGQIQVIFGPMFSGKTTELMRRMKRYQIANYKCLVIKYSKDDRYDKEGIATHDKQTLPAVPAEKLDDVLVMAENFEVIGVDEGQFFPDVVSFSDEMAERGKTVIVAALDGTFQKKGFGNILNLVPLAENVIKLTSVCMGCNNEGSFTKRKGQETAVEIIGGADKYLAVCRSCFKSPLKSPRKHETPPFNSMKESKTMANRQLFNSPVKNC